From a single Couchioplanes caeruleus genomic region:
- a CDS encoding YkvA family protein codes for MRNGIAGIGIAVLCLLAGWALLFVLARRLPPGLLRDLAAFIPDCVTTVRRLRKDPRVPRRAKIAIVLAGVWVASPIDLIPEFIPVIGPLDDIVVVALALRYAGRQVPREVLMAAWPGEPRLIERLLGPRSPSS; via the coding sequence GTGCGAAATGGGATCGCCGGGATCGGCATCGCCGTCCTGTGCCTGCTGGCCGGCTGGGCGCTGCTCTTCGTGCTGGCCCGGCGCCTGCCGCCCGGCCTGCTCCGGGATCTCGCCGCGTTCATCCCCGACTGCGTGACCACCGTCCGGCGCCTGCGCAAGGATCCGCGCGTGCCGCGCCGGGCGAAGATCGCCATTGTCCTGGCCGGCGTGTGGGTGGCCAGCCCGATCGACCTGATCCCGGAATTCATCCCGGTCATCGGTCCGCTCGACGACATCGTCGTGGTCGCCCTGGCATTGCGGTACGCGGGCCGTCAGGTCCCGCGGGAGGTGCTGATGGCGGCGTGGCCGGGTGAGCCCCGCCTGATCGAACGCCTCCTCGGACCGCGCAGCCCTTCGAGCTAG
- a CDS encoding response regulator transcription factor, which yields MTAKLLVAEDDPKQAELLRRYLEHEGHAVTVVGDGRAALDEIRRNPPDLLVLDVMMPRVDGLDVCRVLRRESELPVLMLTARSSEDDLLLGLDLGADDYLTKPYSPRELAARIRTLLRRTRVPVAASPVLRVGGLEVDPVRHEVRVDGRQVGCTPGEFRLLEVMAGQPGRVFTRDQLLRHLHGFDSYVTARTVDVHVLNLRRKIEPAPGTPVRLLTVYGVGYKIADG from the coding sequence GTGACTGCCAAGCTGCTCGTCGCCGAGGACGACCCCAAGCAGGCGGAGCTGCTGCGCCGCTACCTGGAACACGAGGGTCACGCGGTGACCGTCGTCGGCGACGGTCGCGCGGCCCTCGACGAGATCCGCCGGAACCCACCCGACCTGCTGGTGCTCGACGTGATGATGCCGCGGGTCGACGGGCTGGACGTGTGCCGGGTGCTGCGGCGGGAGTCGGAGCTGCCGGTGCTCATGCTGACCGCCCGCAGCAGCGAGGACGACCTGCTCCTCGGCCTGGACCTCGGTGCCGACGACTACCTCACCAAGCCCTACAGCCCCCGCGAGCTGGCCGCCCGGATCCGTACGCTGCTGCGCCGCACGCGGGTGCCGGTCGCCGCGTCGCCGGTGCTGCGGGTCGGCGGGCTCGAGGTCGATCCCGTACGCCACGAGGTGCGCGTGGACGGCCGGCAGGTCGGCTGCACCCCGGGCGAGTTCCGCCTGCTCGAGGTGATGGCCGGCCAGCCGGGACGGGTCTTCACCCGCGACCAGCTCCTGCGCCACCTGCACGGCTTCGACTCGTACGTGACGGCACGCACGGTCGACGTCCACGTGCTCAACCTGCGCCGCAAGATCGAACCGGCTCCGGGCACCCCGGTGCGCCTGCTCACCGTGTACGGCGTCGGCTACAAGATCGCCGATGGCTGA
- a CDS encoding sensor histidine kinase yields the protein MADRRLRSSLLVRLLAVSIVVSVLSVAATAWLAARVTTRAVQQERGQAVADGAKIYDALLGYAATHRDWAGAGPLVRELAHNTGRRIVVTGPDRQPLVQSAGAQLPEQASATVDPLADGIDRRAVGPFLLSDGDRRELDRLAGVALKCLTGPPRTGTVPTDGSVVQAAVAQATIVREPTGRPRVETSDPYPPTRCADALNVLAEPTAAEQRALDQLGTSTNACLKRQRRAPVAISLGGRWSTTQVTGDNSAYYRAVESCLAGARREQLTAYVAPPALLFVLDPRSPSPAGGFDLSPANQARIAGVAGLVLLVTIGATVLVGIRVVRPLRALTTAADRLRDGDTAALVRVTGHDEIARLGSAFNAMAEQRRHIEGLRRAMVGDIAHEMRTPVTNVRGWLEAADEGVVPLDRELIGSLLEEALLLQHVIDDLQDLSAADAGELRLHLQQVEVSELLTSIADTFAATAGGVSLRAEAPPTTWPADPIRLRQAVGNLVANAIRHTPPGGSVTLSARTQGSDLVIDVADTGSGIPADQQHLIFERFWRAEKSRSRQTGGSGLGLAIVRKLIEAHGGTVSVRSAPGQGSTFTLRLPLIHPQ from the coding sequence ATGGCTGACCGGCGGCTCCGCAGCAGCCTGCTCGTACGGTTGCTCGCCGTGTCGATCGTGGTGTCGGTGCTCTCCGTGGCGGCCACCGCCTGGCTTGCCGCACGCGTCACCACCCGGGCCGTGCAGCAGGAACGCGGCCAGGCCGTGGCCGACGGCGCGAAGATCTACGACGCGTTGCTCGGGTACGCGGCGACGCACCGCGACTGGGCCGGCGCGGGTCCGCTGGTGCGCGAGCTGGCGCACAACACCGGCCGCCGCATCGTGGTGACCGGCCCGGACCGGCAGCCGCTCGTCCAGTCCGCCGGTGCACAGCTGCCCGAGCAGGCGTCGGCGACCGTCGACCCGCTCGCGGACGGCATCGACCGGCGCGCCGTCGGGCCCTTCCTGCTGTCCGACGGGGACCGCCGAGAACTCGACCGCCTGGCCGGCGTTGCCCTGAAATGCCTGACCGGACCGCCGAGAACCGGGACCGTCCCCACGGACGGCTCCGTGGTGCAGGCGGCCGTCGCCCAGGCGACGATCGTCCGCGAGCCGACCGGCCGTCCCCGCGTCGAGACGAGCGACCCGTACCCGCCGACCCGCTGCGCCGACGCACTGAACGTTCTCGCCGAGCCCACCGCGGCCGAGCAGCGCGCACTCGACCAGCTCGGCACGTCGACCAACGCCTGCCTCAAACGGCAACGCCGGGCCCCCGTGGCGATCAGCCTGGGCGGCAGGTGGAGCACCACGCAGGTGACCGGCGACAACTCCGCGTACTACCGGGCGGTGGAGTCGTGCCTCGCCGGTGCGCGTCGCGAGCAGCTCACGGCGTACGTGGCCCCGCCGGCGCTGCTGTTCGTGCTGGACCCGCGCTCGCCGTCACCCGCCGGCGGCTTCGACCTGTCCCCGGCCAACCAGGCCCGGATCGCCGGCGTCGCCGGTCTCGTCCTGCTGGTCACGATCGGCGCCACCGTGCTGGTCGGCATCCGCGTCGTGCGCCCGCTGCGTGCCCTCACCACCGCGGCCGACCGGTTGCGGGACGGCGACACCGCTGCGCTCGTACGCGTCACCGGGCACGACGAGATCGCCCGGCTCGGCAGCGCCTTCAACGCCATGGCCGAGCAGCGCCGTCACATCGAGGGACTGCGGCGGGCCATGGTCGGCGACATCGCCCACGAGATGCGTACGCCGGTGACGAACGTCCGCGGCTGGCTCGAGGCGGCCGACGAGGGGGTGGTGCCGCTCGACAGGGAACTGATCGGGTCGCTGCTCGAGGAGGCGCTGCTCCTGCAGCACGTCATCGACGACCTGCAGGACCTCTCGGCCGCCGACGCGGGCGAGCTGCGCCTGCACCTCCAGCAGGTGGAGGTGTCGGAGCTGCTCACGTCGATCGCCGACACCTTCGCCGCCACCGCGGGCGGTGTGTCGCTGCGTGCCGAGGCGCCGCCCACGACCTGGCCGGCGGACCCCATCCGGCTGCGCCAGGCGGTCGGCAACCTCGTCGCCAACGCCATCCGGCACACCCCGCCGGGCGGTTCGGTCACGCTCTCCGCCCGTACGCAAGGATCCGACCTGGTCATCGACGTGGCCGACACCGGATCCGGAATCCCGGCGGACCAGCAGCATCTGATCTTCGAACGGTTCTGGCGGGCGGAGAAGTCCCGCAGCCGGCAGACCGGCGGGAGTGGCCTCGGCCTGGCGATCGTCCGCAAACTGATCGAGGCACACGGCGGAACGGTGTCCGTGCGGAGCGCGCCGGGTCAGGGCTCGACCTTCACCCTGCGGCTGCCGTTGATTCACCCTCAGTAG
- a CDS encoding ABC transporter ATP-binding protein, with the protein MTEVLALERVTREYPGGVTALDDVSLVVARGELLGIVGPSGSGKSTLLNIMGTLDLPSRGTVRIGGEDVTRLSDRRLSDLRGARLGFVFQQFHLAEGTTATENVATGLLYAGVPRRRRRRLAEQALERVGLGHRLRHLPHQLSGGEKQRVAIARAVVNEPDLILADEPTGALDTATGDSVLNLLTELHADGATIAVITHDADIAARLPRRVTVRDGRIVSDRSAGDEKRAGGGTECG; encoded by the coding sequence ATGACCGAGGTTCTCGCGCTGGAGCGGGTCACCCGGGAGTACCCGGGCGGGGTGACGGCCCTCGACGACGTCTCCCTGGTCGTGGCCCGCGGCGAGCTGCTGGGGATCGTCGGCCCCTCCGGCTCCGGCAAGTCGACGCTGCTCAACATCATGGGAACGCTCGACCTGCCGTCGCGTGGCACCGTACGCATCGGCGGCGAGGACGTCACGCGGCTCTCCGACCGCCGCCTGTCGGACCTGCGCGGCGCGCGGCTCGGCTTCGTCTTCCAGCAGTTCCACCTCGCCGAGGGCACCACCGCCACGGAGAACGTCGCGACCGGACTGCTCTACGCCGGGGTTCCGCGCCGCAGGCGCCGACGGCTGGCGGAGCAGGCCCTGGAGAGGGTCGGGCTGGGCCACCGCCTGCGGCACCTTCCCCACCAGCTGTCCGGGGGCGAGAAGCAACGCGTCGCGATCGCCCGTGCCGTGGTCAACGAGCCCGATCTGATCCTCGCCGACGAGCCGACCGGCGCGCTGGACACCGCGACCGGCGACTCGGTGCTGAACCTGCTGACCGAGCTGCACGCCGACGGCGCCACCATCGCGGTGATCACCCACGACGCGGACATCGCCGCTCGGCTGCCCCGGCGCGTCACCGTACGCGACGGCCGGATCGTCTCCGACCGGTCCGCCGGGGACGAGAAGCGCGCCGGAGGAGGCACCGAATGCGGCTGA
- the ssb gene encoding single-stranded DNA-binding protein, whose protein sequence is MFDTNIVVIGNVLTAPEWRRTASSNTLVANFRVASTARRLDRETGRWVDGNHLRVRVNCWRRLAEGVASSVTVGDPVIVTGRLYTRDWTDNEGNLRTTYEMEAVSVGHDLSRGRAKFFRSKAAATAAVESPEAEEKIRGEVAAPIPDSEAPAVYGEGVPDGEEPTFEDVPARSPEGFDPVAALRGGGFEPFDTGITLPPDATAATGSPSSVPGSAAGPAPEQLQLTGTVEPTGAEPAPDAGPSAAEAPSPRRVRARAPRRQPVAA, encoded by the coding sequence ATGTTCGACACCAACATTGTCGTGATCGGCAACGTGCTGACCGCTCCGGAGTGGCGCCGCACGGCGAGCTCCAACACGCTCGTGGCCAACTTCCGGGTCGCGTCGACGGCGCGCCGGCTCGACCGGGAGACCGGCCGGTGGGTGGACGGCAACCACCTTCGCGTACGCGTCAACTGCTGGCGCCGGCTCGCCGAGGGCGTCGCCTCCTCGGTGACCGTCGGCGACCCGGTGATCGTGACGGGACGCCTCTACACGCGTGACTGGACCGACAACGAGGGCAACCTGCGCACGACGTACGAGATGGAAGCCGTCTCCGTCGGCCACGACCTGTCCCGCGGCCGGGCCAAGTTCTTCCGGAGCAAGGCCGCCGCGACGGCCGCGGTCGAGAGCCCCGAGGCGGAGGAGAAGATCCGCGGCGAGGTGGCCGCACCGATCCCGGACAGTGAGGCACCGGCCGTGTACGGCGAGGGCGTGCCGGACGGCGAGGAGCCCACCTTCGAGGACGTCCCGGCCCGGTCGCCGGAGGGCTTCGACCCGGTGGCGGCGCTCCGCGGCGGCGGGTTCGAGCCGTTCGACACGGGCATCACCCTGCCTCCGGACGCGACGGCCGCCACGGGTTCCCCGAGTTCCGTTCCCGGCTCCGCCGCCGGGCCCGCTCCCGAGCAGCTGCAGCTGACCGGCACCGTCGAGCCGACCGGTGCGGAACCGGCTCCGGACGCCGGTCCGTCGGCGGCCGAGGCGCCGTCGCCGCGCCGGGTACGCGCCCGAGCCCCGCGCCGCCAGCCGGTCGCGGCCTGA
- the rph gene encoding rifamycin-inactivating phosphotransferase — MYVNDVDGNQVAVVGGKGAQLGELSRIDGIRVPAGFCVTTNAYRRILASVPAIDALWDRLSRPAIYDRDAIRTVSAELRRTLETVDVPDDLAAEITGAVARLGEQSAYAVRSSATAEDLPTASFAGQQDTYLNVIGPAAILRHVVRCWASLFTERAVTYRLRNGFDHRKVHMAVVVQQMVFPDAAGILFTADPVTGNRKVAAVDAGFGLGEALVSGLVNPDVYHVRDGEIIARTIAVKKTAVYALPEGGTHERAVESERQHQPALSDEQVLRLVAAGRRIEARLGRPQDIEWCLADGDFHIVQSRPITTLYPVPRSADSENRVYLSVGHQQMMTDAMKPLGISLWQLIAMAPMHEAGGRLFVDATGRLATAAGRAAFLDLAGRSDPLMRDALETLLSRGDFLPAVPDAAPAAPPAGGSPAPIESDPAIVDELIERSEKSIAALRHDIRTRTGPALFDFLVEEAIPEHKRVLTDPLSMQAIMAGMEATWWLNDRLEEWLGERNAADTLTLSAPGNITSEMGLALLDVADAIRPHPEVTAFLQHVEDDGFLEELPTIPGGIEARDAIETYLDRYGMRCVGEIDITRPRWSERPATLVPLILDNIKLFEPGAAARRFEQGRQAAEKKRLQVLERLRALPDGERKADETERMIERVRTFIGYREYPKYGIISRLFIYKQALMAEAERLVNAGVLDTAEDAFYLTFQELRDAVSTGRADNRLIRRRKDEFRVSEELTPPRVLTSDGEALSGSYRRDDAPAGALLGIAVSGGTVEGRARVILDMTEADLEAGDILVTAYTDPSWSPLFVAVTGLVTEVGGLMTHGAVIAREYGLPAVVGVADATRLIRDGQRIRVHGTDGYVEILQ; from the coding sequence ATGTATGTGAACGACGTCGACGGGAACCAGGTCGCGGTCGTCGGCGGAAAAGGTGCTCAGCTGGGGGAGCTCTCCCGGATCGACGGTATTCGCGTGCCGGCCGGTTTCTGCGTCACGACGAATGCGTACCGGCGGATTCTCGCGTCGGTGCCCGCGATCGACGCCTTGTGGGATCGCCTGTCCAGGCCGGCGATATATGACCGGGACGCGATCCGGACGGTGAGCGCGGAGCTTCGCCGGACGCTGGAAACGGTCGACGTGCCGGACGACCTGGCGGCGGAGATCACCGGAGCGGTCGCCCGGCTCGGCGAGCAGTCCGCGTACGCCGTCCGTTCCAGCGCGACGGCCGAGGATCTGCCGACGGCCTCCTTCGCGGGCCAGCAGGACACGTATCTGAATGTCATCGGGCCGGCGGCGATCCTCCGGCACGTCGTACGGTGCTGGGCCTCGCTGTTCACCGAGCGGGCCGTCACCTACCGCCTGCGGAACGGCTTCGACCACCGGAAAGTCCACATGGCCGTGGTCGTGCAGCAGATGGTCTTCCCGGATGCCGCCGGAATCCTGTTCACGGCCGACCCGGTCACGGGCAACCGAAAGGTCGCAGCGGTGGACGCCGGCTTCGGTCTCGGCGAGGCACTGGTCTCCGGCCTGGTGAATCCCGACGTCTACCACGTGCGTGACGGCGAGATCATCGCCAGGACGATCGCCGTCAAGAAGACCGCCGTGTATGCCCTTCCGGAGGGCGGTACGCACGAGCGCGCCGTCGAATCCGAACGACAGCACCAGCCCGCGTTGAGCGATGAGCAGGTCCTGCGGCTCGTGGCGGCGGGCCGCCGGATCGAGGCGCGCCTCGGGCGCCCTCAGGACATCGAATGGTGCCTCGCCGACGGTGACTTCCACATCGTGCAGAGCCGGCCGATCACCACGCTGTACCCCGTTCCCAGGTCCGCCGACAGCGAGAACCGCGTCTATCTCTCCGTCGGCCACCAGCAGATGATGACCGACGCGATGAAGCCTCTGGGCATCTCCCTGTGGCAGCTGATCGCCATGGCACCGATGCACGAGGCCGGCGGCCGGCTTTTCGTCGACGCCACCGGCCGCCTGGCCACGGCCGCGGGCCGGGCCGCCTTCCTCGACCTGGCCGGACGGTCCGACCCGCTGATGCGGGACGCGCTGGAGACGCTCCTGTCCCGGGGCGACTTCCTCCCGGCCGTCCCGGACGCTGCTCCGGCCGCGCCGCCGGCCGGTGGTTCGCCCGCGCCGATCGAGAGCGATCCCGCCATCGTCGACGAGCTGATCGAACGCAGCGAGAAGTCGATCGCCGCGCTGCGGCACGACATCCGCACGAGAACGGGACCGGCGCTCTTCGATTTCCTCGTGGAGGAGGCGATCCCGGAGCACAAGCGGGTCCTGACCGATCCGCTGAGCATGCAGGCGATCATGGCCGGAATGGAGGCCACCTGGTGGCTCAACGACCGGCTGGAGGAATGGCTGGGCGAGAGGAACGCGGCCGACACGCTCACCCTGTCCGCGCCGGGCAACATCACGTCGGAAATGGGCCTGGCGCTGCTCGACGTCGCGGACGCGATCCGGCCGCATCCCGAGGTGACCGCATTCCTGCAGCACGTCGAGGACGACGGTTTTCTCGAGGAGCTGCCGACGATCCCCGGCGGAATCGAGGCGCGTGACGCCATCGAGACCTATCTGGACCGGTACGGCATGCGCTGCGTCGGCGAGATCGACATCACGAGGCCGCGCTGGAGCGAACGACCGGCCACGCTCGTACCCCTGATTCTCGACAACATCAAGCTGTTCGAGCCCGGCGCCGCCGCACGGCGGTTCGAGCAGGGCCGGCAGGCAGCGGAGAAGAAGCGGCTGCAGGTGCTGGAACGCTTGCGGGCGCTGCCGGACGGGGAGCGCAAAGCCGACGAGACCGAGCGGATGATCGAACGGGTCCGGACTTTCATCGGCTACCGCGAATACCCGAAGTACGGCATCATCAGCCGCTTGTTCATCTACAAGCAGGCCTTGATGGCGGAGGCCGAGCGCCTTGTGAACGCCGGCGTGCTCGACACGGCGGAAGACGCCTTCTATCTGACGTTCCAGGAACTGCGGGACGCCGTGTCCACCGGGCGGGCCGACAACCGCCTCATCCGCCGGCGCAAGGACGAATTCCGCGTTTCCGAGGAGCTCACGCCGCCCCGGGTGCTCACGTCCGACGGCGAGGCGCTGTCGGGGTCGTACCGGCGCGACGACGCGCCGGCCGGTGCGCTGCTCGGCATCGCGGTGTCCGGCGGGACGGTCGAGGGCAGGGCCCGGGTCATCCTCGACATGACGGAGGCCGACCTCGAGGCGGGGGACATCCTGGTCACGGCGTACACGGACCCCAGCTGGTCACCGCTGTTCGTCGCGGTCACCGGCCTGGTGACGGAGGTCGGCGGGCTCATGACCCACGGGGCGGTGATCGCCCGCGAGTACGGGCTGCCGGCCGTGGTCGGGGTGGCCGACGCGACCCGGCTGATCCGCGACGGCCAGCGGATCCGCGTACACGGAACCGACGGGTACGTGGAGATCCTGCAGTGA
- a CDS encoding alpha/beta hydrolase, translated as MEIDVLGPPYERHTIDLGTDDEGAVVATLVRRRAEVPTRRAVLYVHGFVDYFFQTHLADFFVERGWDFYALDLRKYGRSLLPHQTPNFARSLTEYFPELDEAARIIREDDGHDQMLVAGHSTGGLITSLWSHARHDRGIVDGLFLNSPFFDFNVPWVLRRPLMSIVGKTSSRNPYRVLPMSTLGLYGQSLHAEHRGEWTYELKWKPVLGFPVRTGWLEAIRRGQARLRAGLSIDAPVLVACSTRTFRGRDWSEDARVTDTVLDVEHIVRWAPRLGPRVTITRFDGGMHDLTLSGRQVRDEVFRELGRWVDAFIPPKGTPQEHIPPAPEDTPEGIAAVEAEVAASTGTAGSDAQPSARKQPGGPGDKADATTA; from the coding sequence GTGGAGATCGACGTCCTGGGCCCGCCGTACGAGCGACACACCATCGACCTCGGCACCGACGACGAGGGCGCGGTCGTCGCGACCCTGGTCCGCCGCCGCGCCGAGGTCCCGACCCGCCGTGCGGTGCTGTACGTGCACGGCTTCGTCGACTACTTCTTCCAGACCCACCTGGCGGACTTCTTCGTCGAACGCGGCTGGGACTTCTACGCGCTCGACCTGCGCAAGTACGGCCGCAGCCTGCTCCCCCACCAGACCCCGAACTTCGCGCGGAGCCTCACGGAATACTTCCCGGAGCTGGACGAGGCGGCCCGCATCATCCGCGAGGACGACGGCCACGACCAGATGCTCGTCGCCGGCCACTCCACGGGCGGCCTGATCACGTCCCTGTGGTCGCACGCGCGCCACGACCGCGGCATCGTCGACGGACTGTTCCTCAACAGCCCCTTCTTCGACTTCAACGTGCCCTGGGTCCTGCGCCGACCGCTGATGAGCATCGTCGGGAAGACCAGCTCCCGGAACCCCTACCGCGTCCTGCCGATGAGCACCCTCGGCCTCTACGGCCAGAGCCTGCACGCCGAACACCGCGGCGAATGGACGTACGAATTGAAGTGGAAACCGGTCCTCGGCTTTCCCGTCCGCACAGGCTGGCTGGAAGCAATCCGCCGCGGCCAGGCTCGGCTGCGCGCGGGACTGTCGATCGACGCCCCCGTTCTGGTCGCGTGCTCCACGCGTACGTTCCGGGGTAGAGACTGGAGCGAAGACGCCAGGGTGACCGACACGGTTCTCGATGTGGAACACATCGTCCGCTGGGCGCCGCGACTGGGCCCGCGCGTGACCATCACCCGTTTCGACGGCGGCATGCACGACCTCACGCTGTCGGGCCGCCAGGTGCGCGACGAGGTCTTCCGCGAACTGGGCCGCTGGGTCGACGCCTTCATCCCGCCGAAGGGAACCCCACAGGAACACATCCCGCCGGCACCGGAAGACACCCCGGAAGGCATCGCGGCCGTCGAGGCCGAGGTCGCCGCTTCCACGGGTACGGCGGGCAGCGACGCACAGCCGTCGGCGAGGAAGCAGCCGGGCGGCCCAGGAGACAAAGCGGACGCCACGACGGCCTGA
- a CDS encoding HlyD family secretion protein has product MRRRTSLLAVALAMAGAGAGTGAAVATLRTGPPAPPQVITPSLATTTVQRGNLSDSRLVPATLGFGTAREVRSTGTGVLTRLPRPGAAVHRGAELFRVNDQPVVVLYGDTPVFRPIDRVGMTGNDVLQLRRNLRALGYPSRAGKADTVDQPMLDEVRKWQQRLGVTPPGALRPGQVVVVPGPARVSEVLADLGAPAGDVVLRTTAKSKVVTIPMSAGDARTVKLGAEVAVVLPDGREIPGKVSAISRSIVSGADSPDSAEPPKRTVTVKLSAGKRLAALDAAPVQVRFTTAARKNVLMVPVTTLVALREGGYALQRPGGGLLAARTGVFAGGMVEVSGPGITAGLTVVDAR; this is encoded by the coding sequence GTGCGAAGAAGGACTAGCCTGCTGGCCGTCGCGCTGGCGATGGCCGGGGCCGGCGCGGGTACGGGCGCGGCCGTGGCGACCCTGCGCACCGGGCCACCGGCACCGCCGCAGGTGATCACCCCGTCGCTCGCCACGACGACGGTGCAGCGCGGGAACCTCTCCGACAGCAGGCTCGTCCCGGCCACGCTCGGCTTCGGCACGGCCCGCGAGGTGCGCAGCACCGGCACCGGTGTGCTGACCCGGCTGCCGAGGCCGGGTGCCGCCGTCCACCGCGGCGCCGAGCTGTTCCGCGTCAACGATCAACCCGTCGTGGTCCTCTACGGCGACACCCCCGTGTTCCGCCCGATCGACCGGGTCGGCATGACCGGCAACGACGTGCTGCAACTGCGCCGCAATCTGCGCGCGCTGGGCTACCCGAGCCGCGCCGGCAAGGCGGACACGGTCGACCAGCCGATGCTCGACGAGGTCAGGAAGTGGCAGCAGCGGCTCGGGGTGACGCCTCCCGGCGCGCTGCGACCCGGCCAGGTGGTGGTCGTGCCCGGCCCCGCCCGGGTCAGTGAGGTGCTCGCCGACCTCGGCGCCCCGGCGGGCGACGTCGTGCTGCGGACGACCGCGAAGTCCAAGGTGGTGACGATTCCCATGAGCGCCGGGGACGCTCGTACGGTCAAGCTCGGGGCCGAAGTGGCCGTGGTCCTGCCCGACGGCCGCGAGATACCCGGCAAGGTCAGCGCGATCAGCCGGTCGATCGTGTCGGGCGCCGACTCCCCCGACTCGGCCGAGCCGCCCAAACGCACCGTGACGGTGAAGCTGTCCGCCGGCAAGCGCCTGGCCGCGCTCGACGCCGCGCCCGTGCAGGTCCGCTTCACGACGGCGGCCCGCAAGAACGTGCTGATGGTCCCGGTCACCACGCTCGTCGCGCTCCGCGAGGGCGGGTACGCCCTGCAACGCCCCGGCGGCGGGCTGCTCGCGGCCAGAACCGGCGTGTTCGCGGGCGGCATGGTGGAGGTCAGTGGCCCCGGCATCACCGCGGGCCTGACGGTGGTGGACGCCCGATGA
- a CDS encoding VOC family protein, giving the protein MAITTTPHLNFRGDARAALEFYRSVFGGRLTVVAYGDFGMPPEAPDADKVVFGQVTADNGFNIMAYDIPSHSAAAPAASAPTVRENGMTLTGQPFFVSVRGDSAEEVAALWDKLADGAEVIDKYGPSQWAPGFGMLTDRFGVTWILDVAAPYAG; this is encoded by the coding sequence ATGGCAATCACCACCACTCCCCACCTGAACTTCCGCGGCGACGCCCGCGCCGCGCTCGAGTTCTACCGGTCCGTGTTCGGCGGCCGGCTCACGGTCGTCGCGTACGGCGACTTCGGCATGCCTCCGGAAGCGCCCGACGCGGACAAGGTCGTGTTCGGCCAGGTCACGGCCGACAACGGATTCAACATCATGGCGTACGACATCCCCAGCCACTCCGCTGCTGCTCCCGCGGCGTCTGCCCCGACGGTTCGGGAGAACGGCATGACGCTGACCGGGCAGCCGTTCTTCGTGTCCGTCCGCGGCGACTCGGCCGAGGAGGTGGCGGCGCTGTGGGACAAGCTCGCCGACGGCGCCGAGGTCATCGACAAATACGGGCCGTCGCAGTGGGCGCCGGGCTTCGGGATGCTCACGGACCGCTTCGGCGTCACGTGGATTCTGGACGTGGCGGCCCCGTACGCCGGCTGA
- a CDS encoding ABC transporter permease — MRLTPVDVVLLGLHGLRTRKARAALSALGIAIGIATMVVVTGVPASSGRALDARLATLGTNLLRVYPVTAGDQPQPLPAESIGMVRRIGPVAQVSAVANLHTVARRSDRVDEHDASGLTVLAGRTDLLPAVGARLSSGRFLTDATARFPVAVLGWEAGSRLGVATVRPGGPLPQITIGNRRFVVAGILAPVPLAPDLDTSVVVGWDVAERALGFDGHPTVLYVRAAEANLEDVRTVLPATVNPRLPGMVDVSRPSDALAAKRATATTFGSLVLGLAGVAVLVGAVGVANTMVVSVLERRREIGLRRALGARRGHIRLQFLAESTALSVLGGVAGTALGAGAVVAYAMWHSWPVSIPSWVAPAGLGGATVVGVVAGVYPAVRAARLPPTEALASP, encoded by the coding sequence ATGCGGCTGACACCGGTGGATGTCGTGCTCCTGGGACTGCACGGTCTGCGTACCCGGAAGGCCCGCGCCGCCCTGTCGGCCCTGGGCATCGCCATCGGGATCGCCACGATGGTCGTCGTGACCGGGGTTCCGGCCTCGAGCGGGCGGGCCCTGGACGCGCGGCTGGCCACGCTCGGCACCAACCTTCTCCGGGTGTACCCGGTGACCGCGGGCGATCAGCCGCAGCCCCTGCCGGCGGAGTCGATCGGCATGGTCCGCCGGATCGGGCCCGTCGCACAGGTCAGCGCGGTCGCCAACCTGCACACCGTGGCCCGCCGCTCCGACCGTGTCGACGAGCACGACGCCTCCGGCCTCACCGTGCTGGCCGGCCGTACGGATCTGCTCCCGGCGGTCGGCGCACGGCTGAGCTCGGGGCGCTTCCTGACCGATGCCACCGCGCGGTTCCCGGTGGCGGTTCTCGGGTGGGAGGCGGGATCCCGGCTCGGCGTCGCGACCGTGCGTCCGGGTGGGCCGTTGCCGCAGATCACCATCGGCAACCGCCGGTTCGTCGTCGCCGGGATCCTCGCGCCGGTGCCGCTCGCGCCCGACCTGGACACCTCGGTCGTGGTGGGGTGGGATGTCGCCGAGCGGGCCCTCGGCTTCGACGGCCACCCCACGGTCCTCTACGTACGCGCGGCCGAGGCGAACCTCGAGGACGTCCGGACGGTGTTGCCGGCCACCGTGAACCCGCGCCTGCCGGGGATGGTCGACGTCTCCCGGCCCTCGGACGCCCTCGCGGCCAAGCGGGCGACCGCGACGACCTTCGGGTCCCTGGTGCTCGGGCTGGCCGGCGTGGCGGTGCTGGTGGGAGCGGTCGGAGTGGCCAACACCATGGTCGTCTCGGTGCTGGAGCGACGCCGTGAGATCGGTCTCCGCCGCGCGCTGGGCGCCCGCCGTGGCCACATCCGCCTCCAGTTCCTGGCCGAGTCGACGGCGCTGTCCGTTCTGGGCGGGGTCGCCGGCACAGCGCTCGGCGCCGGCGCGGTCGTCGCGTACGCGATGTGGCACTCCTGGCCGGTCTCGATTCCCTCCTGGGTCGCGCCCGCCGGTCTCGGGGGCGCGACGGTCGTGGGAGTCGTCGCCGGCGTCTACCCCGCCGTACGCGCGGCCCGGCTGCCGCCCACCGAGGCGCTCGCATCCCCCTGA